The Tenacibaculum sp. MAR_2010_89 genome has a window encoding:
- a CDS encoding UDP-glucuronic acid decarboxylase family protein, with product MKKILVTGGAGFLGSHLCERLLKEGNEVICLDNYFTGNKKNVIHLLDNPLFELIRHDVTEPFYAEVDQIYNLACPASPPHYQYNPIKTIKTSVLGALNMLGLAKRVNAKILQASTSEVYGDPEVHPQTEDYWGNVNPIGLRSCYDEGKRCAESLFVNYKDQNDVKIKIIRIFNTYGTRMNPYDGRVVSNFIVQALKGENITIYGNGKQTRSFQYVDDLVEGMIRMMNSDDSFSGPVNLGNPNEFTMLELAENILKLTKSKSKIVYQPLPQDDPMQRQPNISLAYEKLNGWKPEVDLKDGLEKTIKYFEQIVL from the coding sequence ATGAAAAAAATTTTAGTTACAGGAGGAGCAGGATTTTTAGGTTCTCATTTATGTGAAAGGTTATTAAAAGAAGGAAATGAAGTTATTTGTTTAGATAATTATTTTACAGGGAATAAAAAAAATGTAATCCATCTATTGGATAATCCACTTTTTGAATTAATCCGACATGATGTTACAGAACCCTTTTATGCGGAAGTAGATCAGATATACAATTTAGCTTGCCCAGCTTCACCACCTCATTATCAATATAACCCTATAAAAACAATAAAAACATCAGTTTTAGGAGCTTTAAATATGCTTGGATTAGCAAAGAGAGTAAATGCTAAAATATTACAAGCTTCTACAAGTGAAGTTTATGGTGATCCTGAAGTTCATCCACAAACTGAAGATTACTGGGGTAATGTAAATCCTATAGGACTAAGGTCTTGTTATGATGAGGGTAAGAGATGTGCAGAATCTTTATTTGTCAATTATAAAGATCAAAATGACGTAAAAATAAAAATTATTAGAATATTTAACACGTATGGTACAAGGATGAACCCTTATGATGGTAGAGTTGTTTCAAATTTTATAGTGCAAGCATTAAAAGGAGAAAACATTACTATTTACGGTAATGGAAAACAAACTAGGAGCTTTCAGTATGTTGATGATTTAGTTGAAGGAATGATAAGAATGATGAATTCAGATGATTCATTTTCCGGCCCAGTTAATCTTGGAAATCCAAATGAGTTTACAATGCTTGAATTAGCTGAAAACATATTGAAATTAACTAAATCGAAATCTAAAATTGTTTATCAACCTTTACCTCAAGATGATCCAATGCAAAGGCAACCAAACATTTCTTTAGCTTACGAAAAATTAAATGGATGGAAGCCAGAAGTAGATCTTAAAGATGGGTTAGAGAAGACAATTAAATATTTTGAACAAATAGTATTATAA
- a CDS encoding UDP-N-acetylglucosamine 4,6-dehydratase, with product MNVLNIIGRQNKLFSEDIVKHKNELSDIVRNSRFLVIGGAGSIGQAVTKEIFKRDPKKLHVVDISENNMVELVRDIRSSLGYIQGDFQTFALDISSLEYDAFIEQDGVYDYVLNLSALKHVRSEKDPYTLMRMIDVNIFNTDKTIQQSIKKGVKKYFCVSTDKAANPVNMMGASKRIMEMFLMKRSEQINISTARFANVAFSDGSLLHGFNQRIQKKQPIVAPNDIKRYFVVSEEAGELCLMSCLLGGNRDVFFPKLNEALHLISFSEIAVKYLKSIGYESFLCKNEKEARDLINKLPNEGKWPCLFTASDTTGEKDFEEFYTENEILDMERFVNLGIIKNVFKVENKKLDFFENKINELRKVKKWNKEQIIDLFNEMIPNFEHKETGKYLDSKM from the coding sequence ATGAATGTTTTAAATATAATAGGACGCCAAAATAAACTTTTTTCGGAGGACATAGTTAAACACAAAAATGAACTTAGTGATATTGTAAGGAACTCTCGTTTTCTAGTTATTGGAGGAGCAGGATCAATAGGACAAGCTGTCACAAAAGAAATATTTAAAAGAGATCCCAAAAAACTACATGTAGTCGATATTTCTGAAAATAACATGGTTGAATTAGTTCGAGATATTAGAAGTTCTTTAGGGTATATCCAAGGTGATTTTCAAACATTTGCTTTAGATATTAGTTCATTAGAATATGATGCATTTATTGAGCAAGATGGAGTATATGATTATGTTTTAAATTTATCAGCATTGAAACATGTAAGAAGTGAAAAGGATCCATATACATTAATGAGAATGATTGATGTTAATATATTTAATACCGATAAAACAATACAGCAATCCATTAAAAAAGGTGTAAAGAAATATTTTTGTGTTTCTACAGATAAAGCAGCTAATCCTGTAAATATGATGGGTGCATCTAAACGAATTATGGAAATGTTTTTGATGAAGAGAAGTGAACAAATTAACATTTCTACAGCTCGTTTTGCAAATGTAGCATTTTCTGACGGCTCACTTTTACATGGGTTTAATCAAAGAATTCAAAAAAAACAACCAATTGTAGCACCTAATGATATAAAACGATATTTTGTAGTTTCGGAAGAAGCAGGAGAATTGTGTCTAATGTCATGTTTACTTGGGGGAAATAGGGATGTTTTTTTTCCGAAATTAAACGAAGCACTACATTTAATTTCTTTTTCGGAGATTGCTGTTAAATATCTTAAAAGTATAGGGTACGAATCTTTTTTATGTAAAAATGAAAAAGAAGCGAGAGATCTAATTAATAAATTACCTAATGAAGGTAAATGGCCTTGCTTGTTTACAGCGAGTGATACTACCGGAGAAAAAGATTTTGAAGAATTTTATACAGAAAATGAAATCCTAGATATGGAGCGTTTTGTTAACTTAGGAATCATTAAGAATGTATTTAAAGTTGAAAATAAGAAGTTAGACTTTTTTGAGAATAAAATTAATGAGTTGAGGAAAGTGAAAAAATGGAATAAAGAACAAATTATAGACTTATTTAATGAAATGATTCCAAATTTTGAACATAAAGAAACTGGTAAGTATTTAGATTCTAAAATGTAA